A region from the Variovorax paradoxus genome encodes:
- a CDS encoding 3-hydroxyacyl-CoA dehydrogenase/enoyl-CoA hydratase family protein, with protein sequence MSRFQVKKVAVLGAGVMGAQIAAHLVNVRVPVVLFDLAAKDATGAVAQGAAKNGIVARAIDNLKKLKPAPLGDVADAVLIEQANYDDDLAKLGECDLIIEAIAERMDWKLDLYRKIAPHVARHSILASNTSGLSITKLSEALPEALKPRFCGIHFFNPPRYMFLVELINTPTTEPQVLDDLEAFVTRTLGKGVVRAHDTPNFIANRVGIAGMLATLKEVEKFGLTPDVVDDLTGKKLGRASSGTFRTADVVGLDTMAHVVKTLQDNLDAETDPFYANFSTPPVLAKLLEMGNLGQKTKAGFFKKVGRDILRFDLQSGEYVPAGAKADEVYGRMLKKPAGERLKLLRESEGPQGQFLWAILRDSFHYAAVHLATIAESARDVDFAMRWGFGMKQGPFELWQEAGWAQVAQWVQEDIDAGKALSTVPLPKWVFEGAVAKAGGVHTPEGSWSASQGQFVPQRKLPVHERQLFPESVLGANAADANTAGKTISDEGDVRVWTLDGEVLIASIHSKMHAISPDVAEALGAAVDLAEAEYKGLVIWSPDEVFSVGADLQAMLPAFVVAGIGAVEGAEEELQNVMLKIRYASVPVVSAMRGMALGGGCELAVYSSKRVAAMESYIGLVEVGVGLIPGAGGLTYIARRAAENAAASTGTDLLPFLTEGFTAAAMAKVGTGALDSKKLGYLLDSDVIVPNKDELLYVALQQAKAMADAGYRPPLRRTFRVAGRSGAATIKGQLVNMRDGGFISAHDFHIASLIANVVTGGDVDAGSLVTEEYLMTLERKAFCSLIVHPKTQERIMGMLSTGKPVRN encoded by the coding sequence ATGTCTCGATTCCAAGTGAAGAAAGTCGCCGTGCTCGGCGCCGGCGTGATGGGTGCGCAGATTGCGGCCCACCTCGTCAACGTGCGCGTGCCTGTGGTGCTGTTCGACCTGGCCGCCAAGGACGCGACCGGAGCTGTCGCTCAAGGTGCGGCGAAGAACGGCATCGTCGCGCGCGCCATCGACAACCTCAAGAAACTCAAGCCCGCGCCGCTCGGCGACGTGGCCGATGCGGTGCTCATCGAGCAGGCCAACTACGACGACGACCTCGCCAAGCTCGGCGAGTGCGACCTCATCATCGAAGCCATTGCCGAGCGCATGGACTGGAAGCTCGATCTCTACAGGAAGATCGCGCCGCACGTCGCCAGGCATTCGATCCTGGCCTCGAACACCTCGGGCCTGTCGATCACCAAGTTGAGCGAGGCATTGCCCGAAGCGCTGAAGCCGCGCTTCTGCGGCATTCACTTCTTCAACCCGCCGCGCTACATGTTCCTGGTGGAGCTGATCAACACGCCGACCACCGAGCCGCAGGTGCTCGACGATCTCGAGGCCTTCGTCACCCGCACGCTCGGCAAGGGCGTGGTGCGCGCGCACGACACGCCCAACTTCATCGCCAACCGCGTGGGCATCGCCGGCATGCTGGCCACGCTGAAAGAGGTCGAGAAGTTCGGCTTGACGCCCGACGTGGTGGACGACCTCACCGGCAAGAAGCTGGGCCGCGCGAGCTCGGGCACCTTCCGCACGGCCGACGTGGTGGGCCTGGACACCATGGCCCACGTCGTGAAGACGCTGCAGGACAACCTCGATGCAGAGACCGACCCGTTCTACGCCAACTTTTCGACGCCGCCGGTGCTTGCCAAGCTGCTCGAGATGGGCAACCTGGGCCAGAAGACCAAGGCCGGCTTCTTCAAGAAGGTGGGCCGCGACATCCTGCGCTTCGATCTGCAAAGCGGCGAATACGTACCCGCCGGCGCGAAAGCCGACGAGGTGTACGGCCGCATGCTCAAGAAGCCAGCGGGCGAGCGCCTGAAGCTCTTGCGCGAAAGCGAAGGGCCGCAGGGCCAGTTCCTCTGGGCGATTTTGCGTGACAGCTTCCACTACGCGGCCGTGCACCTGGCGACCATTGCCGAAAGCGCGCGCGACGTGGATTTTGCGATGCGCTGGGGCTTCGGCATGAAGCAGGGCCCGTTCGAGCTCTGGCAGGAAGCCGGCTGGGCGCAGGTCGCCCAATGGGTGCAGGAAGACATCGACGCCGGCAAGGCGCTGAGCACGGTGCCGCTGCCCAAATGGGTGTTCGAAGGCGCCGTGGCCAAGGCCGGCGGCGTGCACACGCCGGAAGGTTCGTGGAGCGCGTCGCAGGGCCAGTTCGTTCCGCAGCGCAAGCTGCCGGTGCATGAGCGCCAGTTGTTCCCCGAGAGCGTGCTCGGCGCGAATGCGGCCGACGCCAACACCGCGGGCAAGACGATCAGCGACGAAGGCGACGTGCGCGTGTGGACGCTCGATGGCGAGGTGCTGATTGCCAGCATCCACTCGAAGATGCACGCCATCAGCCCCGATGTGGCCGAAGCGCTTGGCGCTGCGGTCGACCTTGCCGAAGCCGAATACAAGGGCCTGGTGATCTGGTCGCCCGACGAGGTGTTCTCGGTCGGCGCCGACCTGCAGGCGATGCTGCCGGCCTTTGTGGTCGCGGGCATCGGCGCCGTCGAAGGCGCGGAAGAAGAACTGCAGAACGTGATGCTCAAGATCCGCTATGCGAGCGTGCCGGTGGTCTCCGCCATGCGCGGCATGGCGCTGGGCGGCGGCTGCGAGCTGGCCGTGTATTCGTCGAAGCGTGTGGCGGCGATGGAAAGCTACATCGGCCTGGTCGAAGTCGGCGTGGGCCTGATTCCCGGCGCCGGCGGCCTGACGTACATCGCTCGCCGCGCCGCGGAGAACGCAGCGGCCTCCACAGGCACCGACCTGCTGCCGTTCCTGACTGAAGGCTTCACCGCAGCGGCGATGGCCAAGGTCGGCACCGGCGCGCTCGATTCGAAGAAGCTCGGCTACCTGCTCGACAGCGACGTGATCGTGCCGAACAAGGACGAACTGCTCTACGTGGCGCTGCAGCAGGCCAAGGCCATGGCCGACGCGGGCTACCGCCCGCCGCTGCGACGCACATTCCGCGTGGCCGGCCGCAGCGGCGCCGCGACGATCAAGGGGCAGCTCGTGAACATGCGCGACGGCGGCTTCATCAGCGCGCACGACTTCCACATCGCGAGCCTGATCGCGAACGTGGTGACCGGCGGCGACGTGGATGCGGGCTCGCTAGTGACGGAGGAATACCTGATGACGCTGGAACGCAAGGCGTTCTGCTCGCTGATCGTGCATCCGAAGACGCAGGAGCGGATCATGGGGATGCTGAGCACGGGGAAGCCGGTGCGCAACTGA
- a CDS encoding DUF2147 domain-containing protein, with translation MKSTLAAIVLAATCVIAAAQTTPVGLWRNVDDKTGEAKAEIRIGEANGALIGRIEKSLRKDAKPDAICDECSDDRKGKPITGLDIIRGGKKAEGKDVWEGGKILDPENGKEYRASFTPIEGGKKLEVRGYLGPFWRTQTWNRIP, from the coding sequence ATGAAATCGACGCTTGCAGCCATTGTTCTTGCCGCCACCTGCGTCATCGCCGCCGCCCAGACCACGCCCGTGGGGCTGTGGCGCAACGTCGACGACAAGACCGGCGAGGCCAAGGCCGAGATCCGCATCGGCGAGGCGAATGGCGCGCTCATCGGCCGCATCGAGAAGTCGCTGAGGAAGGACGCCAAGCCCGACGCGATCTGCGATGAATGCAGCGACGACCGCAAGGGAAAGCCCATCACCGGGCTCGACATCATCCGCGGCGGCAAGAAGGCCGAGGGCAAGGACGTCTGGGAAGGCGGAAAGATCCTCGACCCCGAGAACGGCAAGGAATACCGCGCGAGCTTCACGCCGATCGAGGGCGGGAAGAAGCTAGAGGTGCGTGGCTACCTAGGGCCTTTCTGGCGCACTCAAACCTGGAACCGCATTCCTTGA
- a CDS encoding acyl-CoA dehydrogenase C-terminal domain-containing protein translates to MPTYNPPVRDMQFVLHEVLNVADELKALPAHAETDADTVNAVIEEAGKFAAEVTFPLNISGDEEGCTLDKTTHEVKTPKGFKDAYARYVEGGWPALSCDPAFGGQGLPFVVNQCLFEMLNSANQAWTMYPGLSHGAYEALVAHGTEEQKKTYLPKLTSGEWTGTMCLTEPHCGTDLGLLRTKAEPQPDGSYRITGSKIFISAGEHDMADNIIHLVLARLPDAPKGSKGISLFVVPKYKVKADGSLGERNPIFCAGLEHKMGIHGNATAQIVIEGATGTLVGEPNKGLQAMFVMMNAARLGVGNQSLGLTEVAYQNALAYAKDRTQMRSLSGVKAKDKEADPIIVHPDVRKMLLTAKAYAEGGRALQIFCTMLLDKEHHHPDEKVRKDSGELVALLTPIVKAFITDNGHIATNACMQVFGGHGFIKEWGMEQFVRDNRINMIYEGTNTIQSLDLLGRKVLGNNGASLKKFGKLVARLVEEEGVNEKMAEFINPIAGLGDQLTKFTTEIGFKGFQNPDEVGAAAVDYLRVAGHFVFGYLFARMAQVALRQIASGNTDPFYVAKLQTARFYFAKLFPETATLMRTARAGSKVLMDTDAALA, encoded by the coding sequence ATGCCTACCTACAACCCACCCGTACGCGACATGCAGTTCGTGCTGCACGAAGTGCTCAACGTCGCCGACGAACTCAAGGCGCTTCCGGCCCATGCCGAGACCGATGCCGACACCGTCAACGCGGTGATCGAGGAAGCCGGCAAGTTTGCCGCCGAGGTGACCTTTCCGCTCAACATCAGCGGCGACGAAGAGGGCTGCACGCTCGACAAGACCACGCACGAAGTCAAGACGCCCAAGGGCTTCAAGGACGCCTACGCCAGGTACGTCGAAGGCGGCTGGCCCGCGCTGTCATGCGACCCGGCCTTCGGTGGCCAGGGCCTGCCCTTCGTGGTGAACCAGTGCCTGTTCGAGATGCTCAACAGCGCCAACCAGGCCTGGACCATGTATCCCGGCCTCTCGCACGGCGCCTATGAGGCGCTGGTGGCCCACGGCACCGAAGAACAGAAGAAGACCTACCTGCCCAAGCTCACGAGCGGCGAATGGACCGGCACCATGTGCCTGACCGAGCCGCACTGCGGCACCGACCTGGGCCTCTTGCGCACCAAGGCCGAACCTCAGCCCGACGGCAGCTACCGCATCACCGGCAGCAAGATCTTCATCTCGGCCGGCGAGCACGACATGGCGGACAACATCATTCACCTGGTGCTGGCCCGCCTGCCCGATGCGCCCAAGGGCAGCAAGGGCATCAGCCTGTTCGTGGTGCCCAAGTACAAGGTCAAGGCCGACGGCTCGCTGGGTGAACGCAACCCGATCTTCTGCGCCGGCCTGGAGCACAAGATGGGCATCCACGGCAACGCCACCGCGCAGATCGTGATCGAAGGCGCCACCGGCACGCTGGTGGGCGAGCCCAACAAGGGCCTGCAGGCCATGTTCGTGATGATGAACGCCGCGCGCCTGGGCGTGGGCAACCAGTCGCTCGGCCTGACCGAAGTGGCCTACCAGAATGCGCTGGCCTACGCGAAAGACCGCACGCAGATGCGCTCGCTCTCCGGCGTGAAGGCCAAGGACAAGGAAGCCGACCCGATCATCGTGCACCCCGACGTGCGCAAGATGCTGCTCACCGCCAAGGCGTATGCCGAAGGCGGCCGCGCGCTGCAGATCTTCTGCACGATGCTGCTCGACAAGGAGCACCACCACCCCGACGAGAAGGTGCGCAAGGACTCGGGCGAACTGGTGGCGCTGCTCACGCCCATCGTCAAGGCCTTCATCACCGACAACGGCCACATCGCAACCAACGCCTGCATGCAGGTGTTCGGCGGCCACGGCTTCATCAAGGAATGGGGCATGGAGCAGTTCGTGCGCGACAACCGCATCAACATGATCTACGAGGGCACCAACACCATCCAGTCGCTGGACCTGCTGGGCCGCAAGGTGCTGGGCAACAACGGCGCCTCGCTCAAGAAGTTCGGCAAGCTCGTGGCCAGGCTGGTGGAAGAAGAGGGCGTGAACGAGAAGATGGCCGAGTTCATCAACCCGATCGCGGGCCTGGGCGACCAGCTCACCAAGTTCACGACCGAGATCGGCTTCAAGGGTTTCCAGAACCCCGACGAAGTGGGCGCCGCCGCGGTCGACTACCTGCGCGTGGCCGGCCACTTCGTGTTCGGCTATCTGTTCGCCCGCATGGCGCAGGTCGCGCTGCGCCAGATCGCGAGCGGCAACACCGACCCGTTCTACGTCGCCAAGCTGCAGACCGCGCGCTTCTACTTCGCCAAGCTGTTCCCCGAGACCGCAACGCTGATGCGCACCGCACGCGCCGGCAGCAAGGTGCTGATGGATACCGATGCGGCGCTGGCCTGA
- a CDS encoding TetR/AcrR family transcriptional regulator, with translation MSVNAVPAKPVRAAQKGQQTKAVIVDAALALAAQIGLEGLSIGAVAELTKMSKSGVFAHFGSREELQISVVREYHARFEQEVFFPALEAPRGLPRLRAMFANWMKRTSAEIDSGCIYISGASEFDDRPGPVRDALVESVSIWQAAVLRAIVQSKSEGHLRADADERQLAFEIHGLILALHYEARFLQVPGSIGRANVGFDNILARSATPDAPPAEAAAPAKPAASRRLKPVR, from the coding sequence ATGTCTGTCAATGCCGTTCCCGCCAAGCCGGTCCGCGCCGCCCAGAAGGGCCAGCAGACCAAGGCCGTGATCGTCGACGCCGCGCTGGCGCTGGCGGCGCAGATCGGGCTCGAGGGCCTGTCGATCGGCGCGGTGGCCGAGCTCACCAAGATGAGCAAGTCGGGCGTCTTCGCCCACTTCGGCTCGCGCGAGGAACTGCAGATCTCCGTGGTGCGCGAGTATCACGCACGTTTCGAGCAGGAGGTGTTCTTTCCCGCGCTCGAGGCGCCGCGCGGCCTGCCGCGCCTGCGCGCCATGTTCGCCAACTGGATGAAGCGCACCTCGGCCGAGATCGACTCGGGCTGCATCTACATCAGCGGCGCTTCCGAATTCGACGACCGTCCCGGCCCGGTGCGCGATGCGCTGGTGGAGTCGGTCAGCATCTGGCAGGCGGCCGTGCTGCGCGCCATCGTGCAGTCCAAGAGCGAGGGCCACTTGCGTGCCGATGCCGACGAGCGGCAGCTCGCCTTCGAGATCCACGGCCTGATCCTCGCGCTGCACTACGAAGCGCGCTTCCTGCAGGTGCCGGGCTCCATCGGCCGCGCGAACGTCGGCTTCGACAACATCCTTGCGCGCAGCGCCACGCCCGATGCGCCGCCCGCCGAAGCCGCGGCGCCGGCCAAGCCCGCCGCCTCCCGCCGGCTCAAGCCGGTGCGCTGA
- a CDS encoding SDR family oxidoreductase — translation MTSVQDNIRGKVAIVTGASSGLGESTARHLAARGAKVVLAARRTDRLDKVVADIREAGGEAIAVATDVARRADLEKLAAATVEAFGRIDVLVNNAGVMPLSPLDKLKVDEWDRTIDVNIKGVLYGIAAVLPRMQAQGSGHIVNVASIAGLKVFTPIGTVYSATKHAVRAISEGLRVEMGNSGVRVTIVSPGAVESELKFGSTDAESAAGVKAFYEANQIPADSVARAVVYAVEQPADVDINEVVLRPVSQEF, via the coding sequence ATGACATCCGTTCAAGACAACATCCGCGGCAAGGTCGCCATCGTCACCGGCGCGAGCAGCGGGCTGGGCGAATCGACCGCGCGCCACCTGGCCGCGCGGGGCGCCAAGGTGGTGCTCGCGGCGCGGCGCACCGACCGCCTGGACAAGGTCGTCGCCGACATCCGCGAGGCCGGCGGCGAGGCCATCGCCGTGGCCACCGACGTGGCCCGCCGCGCCGATCTGGAAAAGCTCGCCGCCGCCACCGTCGAGGCCTTCGGCCGCATCGACGTGCTGGTCAACAACGCGGGCGTGATGCCGCTGTCGCCGCTCGACAAGCTCAAGGTCGACGAGTGGGATCGCACCATCGACGTCAACATCAAGGGCGTGCTCTACGGCATTGCCGCGGTGCTGCCGCGCATGCAGGCGCAGGGCAGCGGCCACATCGTCAACGTGGCGTCGATCGCGGGGCTCAAGGTGTTCACGCCGATCGGCACCGTCTACAGCGCGACCAAGCATGCGGTGCGCGCCATCTCCGAAGGGCTGCGCGTGGAAATGGGCAACAGCGGCGTGCGCGTGACCATCGTCTCGCCCGGCGCGGTGGAGTCGGAGCTGAAGTTCGGCAGCACCGACGCCGAGAGCGCGGCCGGCGTGAAGGCGTTCTACGAAGCCAACCAGATTCCCGCCGATTCGGTGGCGCGCGCCGTGGTCTATGCCGTGGAGCAGCCCGCGGACGTGGACATCAACGAGGTGGTGCTGCGGCCGGTGTCGCAGGAGTTCTGA
- a CDS encoding LysR family transcriptional regulator: MANRLEALRVFCTAAAAANFREAAARLSVSPQVVTRAVRELEEELGEPLFHRSTRGVRLTDFGRQLAERARVAVGSVDELFHQIDRRTLSQHAGTVRVAAPHVYARLIPQALAPLLAAHPGLVLDLRLSEQHADVVDEQIDIGVRVGPMRDARFVARAVGRMALHVVAAPALIDRVGRPQGLDALSALPLTALIDRGSGRPWPWAFSRRRVVTVSSPAFVTDSIDAECAAVLAGVGFGQLIGPLAEPWLRTGAMLPVLEAEAPEPWPIHVYRPQRAPVPARVRLVYDELVRVLR; this comes from the coding sequence GTGGCCAACCGTCTCGAAGCCCTGCGCGTGTTCTGCACCGCCGCCGCTGCCGCCAACTTCCGCGAGGCCGCCGCGCGCCTGTCCGTCTCGCCGCAGGTGGTGACGCGCGCGGTGCGCGAACTCGAGGAAGAACTGGGCGAGCCGCTGTTCCACCGCAGCACGCGCGGCGTGCGGCTCACCGACTTCGGCCGGCAGCTCGCCGAGCGCGCCCGCGTGGCGGTGGGCAGCGTCGACGAACTGTTCCATCAGATCGACCGGCGCACGCTGTCGCAGCATGCGGGCACGGTGCGGGTCGCGGCGCCGCATGTGTATGCCCGGCTCATTCCGCAGGCGCTGGCGCCACTGCTGGCGGCGCACCCCGGGCTGGTGCTCGACCTGCGCCTGTCGGAGCAGCATGCCGACGTGGTCGACGAGCAGATCGACATCGGCGTGCGCGTCGGGCCGATGCGCGATGCGCGCTTCGTGGCGCGCGCCGTCGGCAGGATGGCGCTGCATGTGGTGGCGGCGCCGGCGCTGATCGACAGAGTGGGCCGGCCGCAGGGCCTCGACGCGCTTTCGGCGCTGCCGCTCACCGCGCTGATCGACCGCGGCTCGGGCCGCCCCTGGCCGTGGGCGTTCAGCAGGCGGCGGGTGGTGACGGTGTCCTCGCCCGCCTTCGTGACCGACAGCATCGATGCCGAATGCGCCGCCGTGCTCGCGGGCGTCGGCTTCGGGCAACTGATCGGGCCGCTGGCCGAACCGTGGCTGCGCACAGGCGCGATGCTGCCCGTGCTGGAGGCCGAGGCGCCCGAGCCCTGGCCGATCCACGTCTACCGCCCGCAGCGCGCGCCGGTGCCGGCACGGGTGCGGCTGGTGTACGACGAGCTGGTGCGGGTGCTGCGCTGA
- a CDS encoding isocitrate lyase/PEP mutase family protein encodes MTNPSLKTRLARKDIVLAPGVYDALSALVAEQAGFEALYLSGASIAYTRLGRSDIGLTTFTEVADTLGRITERVSLPVIVDADTGFGNALNTQRTVRGFERAGAAMVQIEDQTFPKRCGHLDGKAVVPEREMIGKLKAALDARVSSNTLILARTDAVAVEGLEAALDRAEAYLACGVDALFIEALRSPAQMDAACQRFGERVPLLANMVEGGKTPIQDADALQQHGFRIAIFPGGTARAVAHTLQGYYASLHQHRTTQPWRPRMLDFDALNEVIGTPELMRTGQKYD; translated from the coding sequence ATGACGAACCCCTCCCTCAAGACCCGGCTCGCGCGCAAGGACATCGTGCTCGCGCCCGGCGTGTACGACGCGCTCAGCGCACTGGTGGCCGAGCAGGCCGGCTTCGAGGCGCTGTACCTCTCGGGCGCCTCCATTGCCTACACGCGCCTGGGCCGCTCCGACATCGGCCTCACCACCTTCACCGAGGTGGCCGACACGCTCGGGCGCATCACCGAGCGCGTGAGCCTGCCGGTGATCGTCGATGCCGACACCGGCTTCGGCAACGCGCTCAACACGCAGCGCACCGTGCGCGGCTTCGAGCGCGCGGGTGCGGCGATGGTGCAGATCGAGGACCAGACCTTTCCCAAGCGCTGCGGCCACCTCGACGGCAAGGCCGTGGTGCCCGAGCGCGAGATGATCGGCAAGCTCAAGGCCGCGCTCGATGCGCGCGTGTCGAGCAATACGCTGATCCTCGCGCGCACCGATGCCGTGGCCGTCGAAGGGCTGGAGGCCGCGCTCGACCGTGCCGAGGCGTACCTGGCCTGCGGCGTGGATGCGCTCTTCATCGAGGCGCTGCGCTCGCCCGCGCAGATGGATGCCGCCTGCCAGCGCTTCGGCGAGCGCGTGCCGCTGCTGGCCAACATGGTCGAAGGCGGCAAGACGCCGATCCAGGACGCCGATGCGCTGCAGCAGCATGGCTTTCGCATCGCGATCTTTCCGGGCGGCACGGCGCGCGCGGTGGCGCACACGCTGCAGGGCTACTACGCGAGCCTGCACCAGCACCGCACCACGCAGCCGTGGCGGCCGCGGATGCTGGACTTCGACGCGCTCAACGAGGTGATCGGCACGCCGGAGCTGATGCGCACCGGCCAGAAGTACGACTGA
- a CDS encoding FAD-dependent oxidoreductase, protein MTGSPSRLIRRAAQAEADVHVPVAIVGGGACGLTAALMLADAGVDCVVLERDALPSGSTALSSGFIPAPGTRTQRAHGVQGDSAERFATDIQAKAHGRAAPALVEAYAASIGPALDALQERHGLQWMLLDGFLYPGHSVHRMHALPQKTGASLMAALQAAAEAAGIPVLAEALVDTLVLDGEDCVIGIEYVRPDGGRETLACDALLLACNGFGGNAEMVRALLPEMAEASFGGHAGNDGSAILWGEALGARLRDLGGYQGHGSWVTPQGALMSWAVMMEGGVQINREGRRFHDETEGYSEAAVHVLAQPGGIAWNVFDAPLLALARGFPDFCEAEAAGALRRCETVAALADCIGCEPSMLQATLDAMRAGTPAPDGRVFARALEAPYFAVKVTGALFHTQGGLDTAPDMRVLRHDGTPFPNLLAAGGAAGGVSGDAVWGYLSGNGLLSAVAGGYIAARTAAALIQSTKASK, encoded by the coding sequence ATGACTGGAAGCCCCTCGCGCCTCATCCGCCGCGCGGCGCAGGCCGAGGCCGACGTGCATGTGCCGGTGGCCATCGTCGGGGGCGGCGCCTGCGGGCTCACGGCCGCGCTGATGCTGGCCGATGCGGGCGTGGACTGCGTGGTGCTCGAGCGCGACGCGCTGCCGAGCGGCTCGACCGCGCTGTCCTCGGGCTTCATTCCCGCGCCCGGCACGCGCACGCAGCGGGCGCACGGCGTGCAGGGCGACAGCGCCGAGCGCTTTGCCACCGACATCCAGGCCAAGGCCCACGGCCGCGCGGCGCCTGCGCTGGTCGAGGCCTACGCAGCCTCCATCGGCCCGGCGCTCGATGCGCTGCAGGAGCGGCACGGCCTGCAGTGGATGCTGCTCGACGGCTTTCTCTACCCGGGCCACAGCGTTCATCGGATGCATGCGCTGCCGCAGAAGACCGGCGCATCGCTGATGGCGGCGCTGCAGGCGGCCGCCGAGGCGGCGGGCATTCCGGTGCTGGCAGAGGCGCTGGTCGACACGCTGGTGCTCGACGGCGAAGACTGCGTGATCGGCATCGAGTATGTGCGCCCCGACGGCGGCCGCGAGACCTTGGCGTGCGACGCGCTGCTGCTCGCCTGCAACGGCTTCGGCGGCAATGCGGAAATGGTGCGCGCGCTGCTGCCCGAGATGGCCGAGGCCAGCTTCGGCGGCCACGCCGGCAACGACGGCAGCGCCATCCTCTGGGGCGAAGCGCTGGGCGCGCGCTTGCGTGATCTTGGCGGCTACCAGGGCCATGGCTCGTGGGTCACGCCGCAGGGCGCGCTGATGTCCTGGGCCGTGATGATGGAAGGCGGCGTGCAGATCAACCGCGAAGGCCGGCGCTTTCACGACGAGACAGAGGGCTACTCGGAAGCCGCCGTGCATGTGCTCGCGCAGCCGGGCGGCATTGCGTGGAACGTGTTCGACGCGCCGCTGCTTGCACTGGCGCGGGGCTTTCCTGATTTCTGCGAGGCCGAAGCGGCGGGCGCGCTGCGCCGCTGCGAAACGGTGGCCGCGCTGGCGGACTGCATCGGCTGCGAGCCTTCGATGCTGCAAGCCACGCTCGATGCCATGCGCGCCGGCACGCCGGCACCCGATGGCCGCGTGTTCGCGCGCGCACTCGAAGCGCCGTACTTCGCAGTGAAGGTCACGGGCGCGTTGTTCCACACCCAAGGCGGCCTCGACACCGCGCCCGACATGCGCGTACTGCGGCACGACGGCACGCCCTTTCCGAATCTGCTTGCCGCCGGCGGCGCGGCTGGCGGCGTCTCGGGCGATGCGGTCTGGGGCTATCTCTCCGGCAACGGCCTGCTGAGCGCGGTGGCCGGCGGCTACATCGCGGCACGCACCGCTGCCGCACTGATCCAATCGACGAAAGCGTCCAAATGA
- a CDS encoding cysteine hydrolase family protein — protein MSATTKPIAAKTALVVIDLQNDFLDAKGAYARGGDTNLPALLLPVRVAAVARALKAAGGLVAASQFTLWPDAAGEPMVSPHLKALRPYLKKGDFAPGSWGQANVDALAGLVDVAVSKVAYSAFFNTQLDWVLRRAGIDTVAVCGIVTNGGVASTVRDAHMRDYRTLVLADGCAAFGEERHQTSLADMRNVAEVTDCAAFTASLA, from the coding sequence ATGAGCGCAACGACGAAACCGATCGCGGCGAAGACGGCGCTGGTCGTCATCGACCTGCAGAACGATTTTCTCGATGCCAAGGGCGCCTACGCGCGCGGCGGCGACACCAACCTGCCCGCACTGCTGCTGCCGGTGCGCGTGGCCGCGGTGGCGCGTGCGCTCAAGGCGGCCGGCGGCCTGGTGGCCGCGAGCCAGTTCACGCTGTGGCCTGATGCAGCCGGCGAGCCGATGGTGTCGCCGCACCTGAAGGCGCTGCGCCCCTATCTGAAGAAGGGCGACTTCGCGCCCGGCAGCTGGGGCCAGGCGAACGTCGATGCGCTGGCCGGGCTCGTCGACGTGGCGGTCAGCAAAGTCGCGTACTCGGCCTTCTTCAACACCCAGCTCGACTGGGTGCTGCGCCGCGCGGGCATCGACACCGTGGCCGTGTGCGGCATCGTGACCAATGGCGGCGTGGCCAGCACCGTGCGCGACGCCCACATGCGCGACTACCGCACGCTGGTGCTGGCCGACGGCTGCGCGGCCTTCGGCGAAGAGCGCCACCAGACCTCGCTGGCCGACATGCGCAACGTGGCCGAGGTGACCGACTGCGCGGCGTTCACTGCATCGCTCGCATGA